A single window of Quadrisphaera setariae DNA harbors:
- a CDS encoding glycosyltransferase: protein MSKPERRLVILVRADPVICGHSGEARNLAEAALLRGFDDVRILTWPLEALQAAGLPLKPLDALLPYSPGITVERPDPIGDNRVPDGRYIAGLAGRLVELLAEGVPTVVLSMYLTPHTDVVVQAVAGARVAGFAPDVRTMAKAVGSDITNVVSNALRTGAWGAAAVVLSTYLQNDDLLAVSDFTKEEVVRWAEQVDALTGTRFAAELTERVRISYPPIDTSAFLGLDPAAVDAALAARGLERDGYVLFLSRITRAKGVDDLISAYRASRTSATKKLVIAGAGNAVEAARAQIAEVEGDDERILLLTDVSDAEKPLLMRGCAAYALPTKPVPEFVETFGIALTEKMLAGGGPVITTLVGGTGEAVGDTALIIEPGDVAGLTAMIDRAVLDMGEVERLELEQRAREHALRFDRLRVFDEMLPDDQPVLEQQHQVVDLPREGAPL from the coding sequence ATGAGCAAGCCCGAGCGCCGTCTCGTCATCCTGGTCCGCGCCGACCCGGTCATCTGCGGCCACTCCGGGGAGGCCCGCAACCTCGCCGAGGCGGCGCTGCTGCGCGGCTTCGACGATGTCCGGATCCTCACCTGGCCGCTGGAGGCCCTGCAGGCGGCGGGGCTGCCGCTGAAGCCGCTGGACGCGCTGCTGCCGTACTCGCCCGGCATCACCGTGGAGCGCCCGGACCCGATCGGCGACAACCGCGTGCCGGACGGCCGCTACATCGCCGGGCTCGCCGGGCGCCTCGTGGAGCTGCTGGCCGAGGGCGTGCCCACCGTGGTGCTGTCGATGTACCTCACGCCGCACACCGACGTCGTCGTGCAGGCGGTGGCGGGGGCGCGCGTGGCGGGCTTCGCCCCGGACGTGCGCACGATGGCCAAGGCCGTCGGTTCCGACATCACCAACGTGGTGTCCAACGCGCTGCGCACCGGCGCGTGGGGCGCCGCGGCGGTGGTGCTGTCGACCTACCTCCAGAACGACGACCTGCTCGCGGTGTCGGACTTCACCAAGGAGGAGGTGGTGCGCTGGGCCGAGCAGGTCGACGCCCTCACCGGGACCCGGTTCGCCGCCGAGCTCACCGAGCGGGTGCGGATCAGCTACCCGCCGATCGACACCTCGGCCTTCCTCGGCCTCGACCCGGCCGCCGTCGACGCCGCGCTGGCGGCCCGCGGGCTGGAGCGCGACGGGTACGTGCTGTTCCTGTCGCGCATCACCCGCGCCAAGGGCGTGGACGACCTCATCAGCGCCTACCGCGCCTCGCGCACCTCGGCCACGAAGAAGCTGGTCATCGCGGGGGCCGGCAACGCCGTCGAGGCGGCGCGGGCGCAGATCGCGGAGGTCGAGGGGGACGACGAGCGGATCCTCCTGCTCACCGACGTCTCCGACGCCGAGAAGCCGCTGCTCATGCGGGGCTGCGCGGCCTACGCCCTGCCGACCAAGCCGGTGCCGGAGTTCGTGGAGACCTTCGGCATCGCGCTGACGGAGAAGATGCTCGCCGGGGGCGGGCCGGTCATCACCACGCTCGTGGGCGGCACCGGCGAGGCGGTCGGCGACACCGCGCTCATCATCGAGCCGGGCGACGTGGCCGGGCTCACGGCGATGATCGACAGGGCCGTGCTCGACATGGGCGAGGTGGAGCGGCTGGAGCTGGAGCAGCGCGCCCGCGAGCACGCGCTGCGCTTCGACAGGCTCCGGGTCTTCGACGAGATGCTCCCCGACGACCAGCCGGTGCTCGAGCAGCAGCACCAGGTCGTCGACCTCCCCCGTGAGGGCGCTCCCCTCTGA
- a CDS encoding alpha/beta fold hydrolase has product MAAPDLRTVELHLPGLRVLEHELDVPLDHSAPHGPAAASLTLFAREVSAAGDGPDKPALLFLQGGPGQEATRPAGAPLTSGWMVRALRDFRLVLLDQRGTGRSTPVGDLSGLTPQQQADHLALFRADSIVSDAELLREALGLDRWSLLGQSFGGFCALTYLSRAPQSLRSVHVTGGLPAVGMHPDEVYAATWAQMRVLSARYHERYPHDLERLRQLHARLTTEETRTTTGDRITSRTLRAAGHGLGMSDGADVLHALLERPVGSPAFRADAADPLGLARNPLYLLVHEACYADGATTAWSAERTRPDDFRDPAEGGDPALLSGEHVGDWLLDPERGGVGALAPVSDAARLLADRQWPRLYDPAVLDGVARGSDGVPVAAAVYLDDPYVLAAHSRATASLLGARTWVTDELLHNGLRADGDRVLSRLFDMTSGRL; this is encoded by the coding sequence ATGGCTGCACCGGACCTGCGCACCGTCGAGCTGCACCTGCCCGGGCTGCGGGTGCTCGAGCACGAGCTCGACGTGCCCCTCGACCACTCAGCGCCCCACGGTCCCGCCGCCGCGTCGCTCACGCTGTTCGCCCGCGAGGTGTCCGCCGCCGGCGACGGCCCCGACAAGCCGGCGCTGCTGTTCCTCCAGGGCGGCCCCGGCCAGGAGGCCACCCGCCCGGCCGGCGCCCCCCTGACCAGCGGCTGGATGGTCCGGGCGCTGCGCGACTTCCGCCTCGTGCTGCTCGACCAGCGCGGCACCGGCCGCTCCACGCCCGTCGGCGACCTGTCCGGCCTGACGCCGCAGCAGCAGGCCGACCACCTGGCGCTCTTCCGCGCCGACAGCATCGTCAGCGACGCCGAGCTGCTCCGCGAGGCCCTCGGCCTGGACCGCTGGAGCCTGCTCGGGCAGAGCTTCGGGGGGTTCTGCGCCCTCACCTACCTCTCCCGCGCCCCGCAGTCGCTGCGGTCGGTGCACGTCACCGGCGGCCTGCCGGCCGTCGGGATGCACCCCGACGAGGTCTACGCCGCGACGTGGGCGCAGATGCGCGTGCTCTCCGCGAGGTACCACGAGCGGTACCCGCACGACCTCGAGCGGCTGCGCCAGCTGCACGCCCGCCTCACCACCGAGGAGACCAGGACGACGACGGGCGACCGCATCACGTCGCGCACGCTGCGCGCCGCCGGCCACGGCCTGGGGATGAGCGACGGCGCCGACGTGCTCCACGCGCTGCTCGAGCGGCCCGTCGGCTCCCCGGCGTTCCGCGCGGACGCCGCCGACCCGCTGGGCCTGGCCCGCAACCCGCTCTACCTGCTCGTGCACGAGGCCTGCTACGCCGACGGCGCCACCACGGCGTGGTCGGCCGAGCGCACCCGTCCCGACGACTTCCGCGACCCCGCCGAGGGCGGTGACCCGGCGCTGCTGTCCGGCGAGCACGTCGGCGACTGGTTGCTCGACCCCGAGCGCGGCGGCGTCGGCGCACTCGCGCCGGTCTCCGACGCGGCGCGGCTGCTCGCCGACCGGCAGTGGCCCCGCCTGTACGACCCGGCCGTCCTCGACGGCGTCGCCCGCGGGTCCGACGGCGTGCCGGTGGCCGCGGCCGTCTACCTCGACGACCCGTACGTGCTCGCCGCCCACTCCCGCGCCACGGCGTCGCTGCTCGGCGCTCGCACGTGGGTGACGGACGAGCTGCTCCACAACGGGCTGCGCGCCGACGGCGACCGCGTGCTGTCGCGCCTGTTCGACATGACCTCCGGGCGCCTCTGA